In a single window of the Sylvia atricapilla isolate bSylAtr1 chromosome 18, bSylAtr1.pri, whole genome shotgun sequence genome:
- the LOC136369168 gene encoding urotensin-2 receptor-like has protein sequence MSLPDELESHFPATPYVVTDTSEDNVFRIRANVSANGTGDGAWAAGSTEDMVAICTIGAILSLMCVIGVTGNVYTLLVMCHYLRSSASMYIYIINLALADLLYLLTIPFIVGTYFIQKWYFGDVGCRILFSLDFLTMHASIFTLTVMSTERYLAVLKPLDTVKRSKSYRKAIAVVIWLVSLLLTLPMLIMIQLVQRDNKSICLPTWSKLSYKVYLTILFGTSIVGPGVVIGYLYIRLARIYWVSQTASFKQTKRLPNQKVMKNINYLTTCLTYSNSCINPFLYTLLTKNYREYLKNRQRSLSSSSGYFQRRNRFQRISGRSLSTSSQHCTETYVLAHAHLGNSSA, from the exons ATGTCCCTACCTGACGAGCTGGAGAGCCACTTCCCCGCCACCCCCTACGTGGTGACAGACACAAGTGAGGATAACGTGTTCAGGATCAGAGCCAACGTCTCCGCCAACGGCACCGGGGATGGCGCGTGGGCGGCCGGCTCCACGGAGGACATGGTTGCCATCTGCACCATCGGGGCCATCCTGTCCCTCATGTGTGTCATCGGGGTGACAGGCAACGTCTACACCCTGCTGGTGATGTGCCACTACCTGCGATCCTCTGCCTCCATGTACATCTACATCATCAACCTGGCGCTGGCCGACCTGCTCTACCTCCTCACCATCCCCTTCATCGTCGGCACCTACTTCATCCAGAAGTGGTACTTTGGGGACGTTGGCTGTCGCATCCTGTTCAGCCTGGACTTCCTCACCATGCACGCCAGCATCTTCACCCTCACGGTGATGAGCACGGAGCGCTACCTGGCCGTGCTGAAGCCCCTGGACACGGTGAAGAGGTCCAAGAGCTACCGCAAGGCCATTGCCGTGGTCATCTGGctggtgtccctgctgctcacCCTCCCCATGCTCATCATGATCCAGCTGGTGCAAAGGGACAACAAAAGCATCTGCCTGCCCACCTGGAGCAAGCTGTCCTACAAAGTCTATCTCACCATCCTGTTTGGCACCAGCATTGTGGGCCCGGGGGTGGTCATTGGCTACCTCTACATCCGCCTGGCTAGGATCTACTGGGTGTCACAGACTGCCTCCTTCAAGCAGACCAAGAGGCTGCCCAACCAGAAG GTGATGAAGAACATTAATTACTTGACGACCTGCCTGACCTACAGCAACAGCTGCATCAACCCCTTCCTCTACACCCTGCTCACCAAAAACTACCGCGAGTACCTGAAGAACAGACAGAggtccctcagcagcagcagtgggtaCTTCCAGAGGAGGAATCGTTTCCAGAGGATTTCAGGGAGATCTCTGtccaccagcagccagcactgcacagagaCTTACGTCCTTGCTCACGCTCATCTGGGAAACAGCAGTGCCTGA